A single genomic interval of Roseomonas aeriglobus harbors:
- a CDS encoding beta-lactamase family protein, with protein sequence MALGAEASARAVQASKRQAIAEIVLPSNFNGLVAYARGGRIAHVRTAGFADVEKRTPFAETTAIRWGSASKWLTSVAALRLTEQGRLRLDAPIATYLPRFRADTGQRVRVDHLLSNTSGIPDLLTRQIATEPELRTSTAATADIVARFGGGDPTFPPGEGWDYAALNRAIVAHLLESVSGRDFPALMRQLVLRPLGMSGAGFVQTGQPAVPNLAAAYASISPPVRKMATVPPFLAASGNVAGTVGDAVRAAHGIFHGPLLTPRSRSDLTRVRWREEDYALGGRVHAIDGEPWAWETGKVQAYRTHIAHRLARSETIVVFNTTDMDQPEIARWVEAIARA encoded by the coding sequence ATGGCGTTGGGTGCCGAAGCGTCGGCCCGTGCCGTCCAGGCAAGCAAGAGGCAGGCGATCGCCGAGATCGTGCTGCCGAGCAATTTCAACGGCCTTGTCGCCTATGCCCGCGGCGGTCGGATCGCGCATGTTCGGACCGCCGGTTTCGCCGACGTGGAGAAGCGGACGCCGTTTGCGGAGACGACCGCGATCCGGTGGGGGTCCGCCTCCAAATGGCTGACCAGCGTCGCGGCGCTGCGACTGACGGAGCAAGGGCGGCTCAGGCTCGACGCGCCGATCGCCACCTACCTGCCCCGGTTCCGCGCGGATACCGGTCAGCGCGTTCGCGTCGATCATCTGCTGTCGAACACGAGCGGCATACCCGACCTGCTGACCCGGCAGATCGCGACCGAGCCGGAACTGCGCACCTCCACCGCGGCGACGGCGGACATCGTGGCGCGGTTCGGGGGTGGCGATCCGACATTCCCGCCGGGCGAGGGCTGGGACTATGCGGCGCTCAACCGGGCGATCGTCGCCCATCTTCTCGAGAGCGTATCGGGTCGGGATTTCCCGGCGCTGATGCGGCAGCTGGTGTTGCGGCCGCTGGGCATGTCCGGTGCCGGCTTCGTCCAGACCGGCCAGCCGGCCGTGCCCAATCTGGCGGCGGCCTATGCCTCCATCAGCCCGCCGGTGCGCAAGATGGCCACCGTTCCCCCTTTCCTGGCGGCATCTGGCAATGTCGCGGGAACGGTCGGCGACGCCGTGCGCGCGGCCCATGGCATCTTCCACGGTCCACTGCTGACGCCGCGATCGCGGTCGGACCTGACGCGGGTCCGGTGGCGCGAGGAGGATTATGCGCTCGGCGGGCGTGTTCACGCGATCGACGGCGAGCCCTGGGCGTGGGAGACGGGCAAGGTTCAGGCATATCGCACGCACATCGCCCACCGCCTTGCGCGCAGCGAAACCATCGTCGTGTTCAATACGACCGACATGGACCAGCCGGAGATCGCACGGTGGGTCGAAGCGATCGCCCGCGCGTAG
- a CDS encoding patatin-like phospholipase family protein, with protein MSGPALDRCTVVLALAGGNALGAYQAGVYQALHDRGIRPDWVVGTSIGAINGAIIAGNRDEDRIDRLTRLWHPARDRNRWPMWWDAVPDDWRRTSETLATALAGRPGLFGPIGTGLATRGDPPALYASAPIGAALANLVDGAWLNGGAVRFTAFAVDLDTGDEVVFDTCRTTVTTDHIRASAAMPPLYPPVEIDGRFLVDGGLAANRPLDPPLGEPAATPLLCIAVDLLPASAATPRSLGDMAGRAQDLAFACQTRRSIARWQLAYATEAYRDRSATVVRLTYADQAREIAAKALDFSPASARERWDAGLRDGSAFADKLASGAIPVGAPGLTVIDN; from the coding sequence ATGAGCGGCCCGGCACTGGATCGGTGCACGGTCGTGCTCGCCCTCGCCGGCGGCAATGCCTTGGGTGCCTATCAGGCTGGGGTGTATCAGGCGCTCCACGATCGCGGCATCCGTCCGGACTGGGTGGTCGGCACCTCGATCGGCGCGATCAACGGCGCGATCATTGCCGGCAATCGCGACGAGGACCGTATCGATCGCCTGACCCGGCTCTGGCATCCCGCCCGCGACCGAAACAGGTGGCCGATGTGGTGGGATGCGGTCCCCGATGATTGGCGGCGGACGAGCGAGACGCTGGCGACGGCTCTGGCCGGACGCCCCGGTCTGTTCGGGCCGATCGGCACGGGGCTGGCGACGCGAGGCGATCCGCCCGCCCTTTACGCCTCGGCCCCCATCGGGGCTGCCTTGGCGAATCTGGTCGATGGCGCGTGGCTGAACGGTGGAGCGGTTCGCTTCACCGCCTTCGCCGTCGATCTGGATACGGGCGACGAAGTCGTGTTCGACACGTGTCGGACCACGGTGACGACCGATCACATCCGGGCCAGCGCGGCGATGCCGCCGCTGTACCCGCCCGTCGAGATCGACGGACGCTTCCTCGTCGATGGCGGACTGGCCGCGAACCGGCCGCTCGATCCACCGCTCGGCGAACCGGCCGCAACGCCGCTGCTGTGCATCGCCGTCGACCTGTTGCCGGCGAGCGCCGCGACGCCGCGCAGCCTGGGCGACATGGCCGGACGGGCGCAGGACTTGGCCTTCGCCTGTCAGACCCGCCGCAGCATCGCCCGGTGGCAGCTCGCCTATGCGACGGAAGCCTATCGCGATCGATCGGCGACCGTCGTCCGCCTCACCTATGCCGATCAGGCGCGCGAGATCGCCGCCAAGGCGCTGGACTTCTCTCCGGCGTCCGCGCGCGAACGCTGGGACGCAGGTCTTCGCGACGGGAGCGCGTTCGCCGACAAGCTCGCCAGCGGGGCAATACCGGTCGGCGCGCCGGGCCTGACCGTCATCGACAATTGA
- a CDS encoding NAD(P)H-hydrate dehydratase: MSDTETPIDSAWLAAHPLPVHGPGTTKNSRGRVLIVGGSRKVPGATRLTGEAALRAGAGKVQLATVEAAAVPLGLLVPEAAVIAVPEDDRGEIGHAAAALDPALGACDTVVLGPGIGDPDVAAHLLDVILRAPGDDLTLVVDAVAIGCLKAVRADLARFSGRIVLTPHYGEMAVLCDRDEAAIAADPICVARDAAQAFGAVVALKSSATVIATPDGTTLSYGGGGVGLATGGSGDVLAGAIAGLVSRGAAPLVATAWGVWLHGQSGRRLATTDGPIGFLARDLPGQFPHMLPQ; this comes from the coding sequence ATGAGCGACACCGAGACACCGATCGACAGCGCCTGGCTGGCAGCCCATCCCTTGCCGGTCCATGGCCCGGGAACGACCAAGAATAGCCGTGGCCGCGTGCTTATCGTCGGGGGGTCGCGCAAGGTGCCGGGCGCGACGCGGCTGACGGGCGAAGCGGCGTTGCGGGCGGGCGCCGGCAAGGTGCAACTCGCGACCGTCGAGGCGGCAGCGGTGCCGCTCGGTCTGCTCGTTCCCGAAGCCGCCGTCATTGCCGTGCCGGAGGACGACCGGGGCGAGATCGGGCACGCTGCGGCGGCGCTGGATCCCGCGCTCGGGGCCTGTGATACGGTCGTGCTCGGTCCCGGAATCGGCGATCCCGATGTGGCGGCGCATCTGCTCGATGTCATTTTGCGCGCCCCCGGCGACGACCTGACGCTCGTCGTCGATGCAGTGGCGATCGGGTGTCTGAAGGCGGTTCGTGCCGATCTGGCGCGGTTCTCCGGGCGGATCGTCCTGACGCCGCATTACGGGGAGATGGCCGTGCTCTGCGACCGCGACGAAGCGGCGATCGCTGCCGATCCGATATGCGTCGCGCGCGATGCGGCGCAGGCGTTCGGCGCGGTCGTTGCGCTGAAAAGCAGCGCTACGGTTATCGCCACGCCCGATGGTACGACGCTGTCCTACGGCGGTGGCGGGGTCGGTCTTGCCACCGGTGGGTCGGGCGATGTGCTGGCCGGGGCGATTGCCGGGTTGGTGTCGCGCGGGGCGGCGCCGCTCGTCGCGACGGCGTGGGGCGTGTGGTTGCACGGGCAGAGCGGCCGGCGCCTGGCGACCACCGATGGTCCGATCGGCTTCCTCGCGCGCGATCTGCCCGGCCAATTTCCCCATATGTTGCCGCAATGA
- a CDS encoding histidine phosphatase family protein, whose product MTPARWPERIWIVRHGESAGNVARDAAHARGDDRIALSARDVDIALSPRGEEQAQALGAWFARRSADDRPDVVLASPYVRACTTAALFRDAGGCADAVPICIDERLREKEFGILDGLTVSGVASVYPDQAEFRRLLGKFYHRPPGGESWCDVIFRLRSVMDTIALHYAGRRVMIVAHQVVVLCLRYVIENLTEAEILAIDAAGDVANCSVTEYRFDPAAGDSGGLVLTRYNSVPHLARTDTPTVTAEPERTPGVRG is encoded by the coding sequence ATGACGCCGGCGCGCTGGCCCGAGCGTATCTGGATCGTCCGGCACGGCGAAAGCGCCGGTAACGTCGCACGCGATGCCGCGCATGCGCGGGGGGACGACCGGATCGCCTTGTCGGCGCGCGACGTCGATATCGCCCTGTCGCCGCGCGGCGAGGAACAGGCGCAGGCGCTGGGCGCGTGGTTCGCACGGCGATCGGCGGACGACCGTCCCGACGTGGTCCTTGCGTCGCCCTATGTCCGCGCATGCACGACGGCGGCGCTGTTTCGCGACGCAGGCGGGTGTGCGGACGCGGTTCCGATCTGCATCGACGAGCGGCTGCGCGAAAAGGAGTTCGGCATTCTCGACGGGTTGACGGTCAGCGGCGTCGCTTCGGTCTATCCCGACCAGGCCGAATTCCGCCGACTGCTCGGCAAATTCTACCATCGTCCGCCCGGCGGCGAGAGCTGGTGCGACGTGATCTTTCGATTGCGGTCGGTGATGGACACGATCGCGCTCCATTACGCCGGCCGCCGGGTCATGATCGTCGCGCATCAGGTCGTCGTCCTCTGCCTGCGCTACGTCATCGAAAACCTGACCGAGGCGGAGATCCTGGCGATCGATGCCGCCGGCGACGTCGCCAACTGTTCGGTCACCGAATATCGCTTCGACCCCGCGGCCGGGGATAGCGGCGGCCTGGTTCTGACGCGCTACAACAGTGTGCCGCATCTGGCGCGGACCGATACGCCGACCGTCACCGCCGAGCCCGAGCGGACGCCCGGAGTGCGCGGATGA
- the pncB gene encoding nicotinate phosphoribosyltransferase, with protein sequence MAVTDLATRTYDHGFRLDPIVRSLLDTDFYKLLMLQMIWRLYPAVEAEFGLINRTTRVRLADTIDEGELRAQLDHARSVTFGKKELIWLAGNSFAGQTRMFDPDFIAWLAAFRLPEYALRRVSGQFDLRFAGPWTHTTMWEIPALTIINELRSRAAMRGLGRFALDVLYARAKAKLWDKVDRLRRLSDLVVSDFGTRRRHSFLWQRWCVEALKEGLGDRFIGTSNVLLAMDADLEAIGTNAHELPMVLAALAESDADVAAAPYHVLDDWRHSYGGNLLIVLPDTFGTEAFLANAPDWVADWTGFRPDSAPPIAGGERILRWWQAHGRDPRDKLLIFSDGVDVDSIEATYRHFHGRVRMSFGWGTNLTNDFRGCAPDGTTGLDPISLVAKVRTVNGRPAVKLSDNPAKATGDPSEIARYLRIFGDAGRIAHSVST encoded by the coding sequence ATGGCCGTGACCGATCTCGCGACGCGCACCTACGATCACGGCTTTCGGCTCGATCCGATCGTACGCAGCCTGCTGGACACCGATTTCTACAAGCTGCTGATGTTGCAGATGATCTGGCGTCTGTATCCGGCGGTGGAGGCCGAATTCGGGCTGATCAACCGCACCACGCGGGTCCGGTTGGCCGACACCATCGATGAAGGCGAGCTTCGCGCGCAGCTCGACCATGCACGATCGGTCACCTTCGGCAAGAAGGAGCTGATATGGCTGGCCGGAAACAGTTTTGCCGGCCAGACGCGAATGTTCGACCCCGACTTCATCGCTTGGCTGGCGGCGTTTCGCCTGCCGGAGTATGCGTTGCGCCGCGTCAGTGGACAGTTCGACCTGCGCTTCGCTGGTCCCTGGACCCACACGACGATGTGGGAAATCCCCGCATTGACGATCATCAACGAATTGCGATCGCGCGCCGCGATGCGGGGTCTGGGGCGTTTCGCGCTCGACGTGCTGTACGCGCGGGCCAAGGCCAAGCTGTGGGATAAGGTCGATCGGCTGCGCAGGCTGTCCGACCTCGTCGTTTCCGACTTCGGCACGCGTCGGCGGCACAGCTTCCTGTGGCAGCGCTGGTGTGTGGAGGCGTTGAAGGAAGGGCTCGGCGACCGGTTCATCGGTACGTCCAATGTCCTGCTGGCGATGGACGCCGATCTCGAAGCGATCGGGACCAACGCGCACGAGCTGCCAATGGTGCTTGCCGCGCTCGCCGAATCCGACGCCGATGTCGCAGCGGCGCCGTATCATGTGCTCGACGATTGGCGGCACAGCTACGGCGGCAACCTGCTGATCGTCCTGCCCGACACGTTCGGTACCGAGGCGTTTCTGGCCAATGCTCCCGACTGGGTCGCCGATTGGACCGGCTTTCGCCCCGACAGTGCGCCGCCGATCGCGGGGGGCGAACGGATCCTGCGCTGGTGGCAGGCCCATGGTCGCGACCCGCGCGACAAGCTGCTGATCTTTTCGGACGGCGTGGACGTCGATTCGATCGAAGCCACCTACCGCCATTTTCACGGGCGTGTGCGAATGAGTTTCGGCTGGGGCACCAACCTGACCAACGATTTCCGCGGGTGCGCGCCCGATGGCACGACCGGCCTCGATCCCATCTCGCTGGTTGCCAAGGTCAGGACCGTCAACGGCCGCCCGGCTGTCAAGCTGTCCGACAATCCGGCAAAAGCGACCGGCGACCCGTCGGAAATCGCGCGTTATCTGCGCATCTTCGGCGATGCGGGGCGGATCGCACATTCCGTATCAACCTAG
- a CDS encoding DUF3606 domain-containing protein, whose translation MADDKSKRGAADRARVAAGEGYEVNYFARKHGITKQQAEDLIGRVGNDREKLNAAASKLKKA comes from the coding sequence ATGGCGGACGACAAGAGCAAACGTGGTGCGGCCGATCGGGCGCGCGTCGCGGCCGGTGAAGGCTATGAAGTGAATTACTTTGCGCGCAAGCACGGCATTACCAAGCAGCAGGCCGAAGACCTGATCGGCAGGGTTGGCAATGATCGCGAGAAACTGAACGCGGCGGCGTCGAAGCTGAAGAAGGCGTAA